The genomic region TATCAAGACCTTCTTTGCAGCGGCTGTTTGGCGTAATTTTGTCATAGTTGAAATAACGACCGATGAAGGAGTAAAAGGCTATGGGGAAGGAACACTCGGAGACTTTGAAAAGACTATAGAGTCGGCGGTAAATGATTTAAAACCCTTTCTGATTGGTCGAGAGATAGAGATTACCGAGATAACCAACTTTTTCCAAAGAAATTTCTTTTGGAGAAACGGACCAATATTATCTACTGCCCAGAGTGCGATTGAGCAGGCCCTTTGGGATGCTATGGGTAAGACAGTAGGAAAACCAGTTTATAGTCTCCTTGGAGGTAAAGCTGTGGAAAGGGTGAAAGTCTACGGAAATGGTTTTATATCTGGAAACGCGAGCCCCGAAGATTTCGCGAAGGCGGCAGTGAAAACGGTTGAAAGAGGGTTCAACGCCTTAAAGTTCGACCCCTTTGGCGGCGCCGGTCCCACTATTACTCGCACTAAATTGGAGAAAGCGAAGGCCCGGATAGGGTCAATAAGAGATGCTGTTGGAGATGATGTCGATCTGATGATCGAGGCACACGGAAGATTCAACACAAGGACTGCACTAAGGATTGCC from Thermoplasmataceae archaeon harbors:
- a CDS encoding mandelate racemase/muconate lactonizing enzyme family protein — encoded protein: MKIKDIKTFFAAAVWRNFVIVEITTDEGVKGYGEGTLGDFEKTIESAVNDLKPFLIGREIEITEITNFFQRNFFWRNGPILSTAQSAIEQALWDAMGKTVGKPVYSLLGGKAVERVKVYGNGFISGNASPEDFAKAAVKTVERGFNALKFDPFGGAGPTITRTKLEKAKARIGSIRDAVGDDVDLMIEAHGRFNTRTALRIAQEISRYDPFWFEEPVPEEDIVSMAEVRRGSSVPIATGERIISRNRFWELLSQRSADIIQPDVCHMGGILPLVEVGSMANINYVTVAPHNPNGPVATAASLNALITMPNALILEFWLDAESVRHDLIKEYFYLKDGYIYPSNKPGLGIEIDEKVLNKYPYQKMHLEYFSEDYKYHGDVR